A portion of the Leifsonia sp. EB41 genome contains these proteins:
- a CDS encoding GerW family sporulation protein: protein MTNLSLKLAETMSSSGIKSVYGEPIVVDGTTIVPVAAVQFGFGAGEGPGDDSAPGGAGGGGAAVPFGAYISDETGVRFRPNLITLLAVAIPFVWVAGHAWARVIRALKR, encoded by the coding sequence ATGACGAACCTCTCCCTCAAGCTCGCCGAGACGATGAGCTCCTCCGGAATCAAGTCGGTCTACGGCGAGCCGATCGTCGTCGACGGCACCACGATCGTCCCCGTCGCCGCCGTGCAGTTCGGCTTCGGCGCGGGTGAAGGTCCGGGCGACGACTCGGCGCCGGGAGGTGCGGGCGGCGGCGGCGCCGCTGTCCCGTTCGGCGCGTACATCAGCGACGAGACCGGCGTGCGGTTCCGCCCGAACCTGATCACACTGCTCGCGGTCGCCATCCCGTTCGTGTGGGTGGCCGGCCACGCCTGGGCACGGGTCATCCGCGCGCTCAAGCGGTAG
- a CDS encoding ECF transporter S component: MHATISSVSAPSRRILRWRVVDIVVASVVAVAAGVVFWVWGQAYNPISGPVTAVLPGFQGILNGPWLFAGVLVALIVRKPGAALYGEVVAAVVSMLIGTQWGFATLLSGVVQGLGAEIVFALFLYARWNLVTALIAGAGTGLAESVLDLIYSYPGAKPEFVIVYTITTTISGIVVAGLGSWLLVKAIARTGALNRFAAGREVTGRV; the protein is encoded by the coding sequence GTGCACGCAACTATTTCGTCCGTCTCCGCGCCGTCCAGGCGCATCCTCCGCTGGCGGGTCGTCGACATCGTCGTCGCCAGCGTCGTCGCCGTCGCGGCCGGCGTCGTCTTCTGGGTCTGGGGTCAGGCCTACAACCCGATCTCGGGACCGGTGACCGCCGTGCTCCCCGGCTTCCAGGGCATCCTGAACGGCCCGTGGCTGTTCGCCGGCGTGCTCGTCGCGCTCATCGTCCGCAAGCCCGGCGCCGCCCTGTACGGCGAGGTCGTCGCAGCCGTCGTCTCCATGCTGATCGGCACGCAGTGGGGCTTCGCCACGCTGCTGTCCGGCGTGGTGCAGGGCCTCGGCGCGGAGATCGTCTTCGCGCTGTTCCTCTACGCCCGCTGGAACCTGGTGACCGCGCTGATCGCGGGCGCGGGCACCGGCCTCGCCGAGTCGGTCCTCGACCTGATCTACTCCTACCCCGGCGCCAAGCCGGAGTTCGTGATCGTCTACACGATCACGACGACCATCTCCGGCATCGTCGTCGCCGGTCTCGGCTCGTGGCTGCTGGTCAAGGCGATCGCTCGCACCGGAGCGCTCAACCGGTTCGCCGCGGGCCGCGAGGTCACGGGGCGGGTCTAG
- a CDS encoding ABC transporter ATP-binding protein, whose amino-acid sequence MPELSPAGSPPAPVAVHVGDWGWRHAGRQAWAVRGLSLSIEPGERVLLLGASGAGKSTLLAGLAGVLGGDDDGEAEGDLRVGGRHPAEARGASGLLLQDPDAQVILARVGDDVAFACENLGVPRDELWARVRWSLDAVGLDLPLDRSTAQLSGGQKQRLALAGLLAMRPGLLLLDEPTANLDPDGAREVRDAVSAVLERTGATVIVVEHRVAVWRELVDRVIVLDAAGGVLADGAPETVLADTAGRLREAGVWLPDEPVPAARQVSQGAPLLEAGSLAVGRSPLFAGRRSRTRSERGGDLLAHALPFRTDVTIAEGSALALTGPSGIGKSTLALTLGGLMPALGGTLTAAPALASGASSAPVAWRSRELLTRIGTVFQNPEHQFIASTVRDELAAGPRALGLAQGEIAARVDQLLEALGLAALADANPFTLSGGQKRRLSVATALATRPRLLVLDEPTYGQDANTWRRLVELIAGLREGGHAVVAATHDAEFAAAIGADALRLDARREAVA is encoded by the coding sequence ATGCCTGAGCTGAGTCCTGCCGGTTCTCCGCCGGCCCCGGTCGCCGTGCACGTCGGCGACTGGGGCTGGCGGCACGCCGGCCGCCAGGCCTGGGCGGTCCGCGGGCTGAGCCTGTCGATCGAGCCGGGGGAGCGGGTGCTGCTGCTCGGCGCGTCCGGCGCGGGCAAGTCGACCCTGCTCGCCGGGCTCGCCGGCGTGCTGGGCGGCGACGACGACGGTGAGGCGGAGGGCGACCTCCGCGTCGGCGGCCGGCATCCCGCGGAGGCGCGCGGAGCCTCCGGCCTGCTGCTGCAGGATCCGGACGCGCAGGTGATCCTGGCCCGGGTCGGCGACGATGTGGCGTTCGCGTGCGAGAACCTGGGCGTCCCGCGCGACGAGCTGTGGGCGCGCGTGCGCTGGTCGCTGGACGCGGTCGGACTCGACCTCCCGCTGGACCGCTCGACCGCGCAGCTCTCCGGCGGCCAGAAGCAGCGGCTCGCGCTGGCGGGCCTGCTGGCGATGCGTCCCGGCCTGCTCCTGCTGGACGAGCCGACCGCGAACCTCGACCCTGACGGCGCGCGGGAGGTCAGGGACGCCGTCTCCGCCGTGCTGGAGCGGACCGGCGCGACGGTGATCGTCGTGGAGCACCGGGTCGCCGTCTGGCGGGAGCTGGTGGACCGGGTGATCGTGCTGGACGCCGCGGGCGGCGTCCTGGCCGACGGAGCGCCGGAGACGGTGCTCGCCGACACGGCAGGACGGCTCAGGGAGGCCGGTGTCTGGCTGCCCGATGAGCCCGTGCCCGCCGCACGACAGGTCTCCCAGGGCGCGCCGCTGCTGGAGGCCGGGTCGCTCGCCGTCGGGCGGTCGCCGCTGTTCGCCGGCCGTCGCTCCCGCACGCGCTCCGAGCGCGGCGGCGACCTCCTGGCGCACGCGCTCCCCTTCCGGACGGACGTCACGATCGCCGAAGGCTCCGCCCTGGCGCTCACCGGCCCGAGCGGGATCGGGAAGTCGACGCTGGCGCTCACGCTCGGCGGCCTGATGCCGGCCCTGGGCGGAACCCTCACCGCCGCACCCGCCCTGGCGTCCGGAGCGTCCTCCGCTCCCGTCGCCTGGCGCTCGCGCGAGCTGCTGACGCGCATCGGGACCGTCTTCCAGAACCCCGAGCACCAGTTCATCGCCTCCACCGTGCGCGACGAGCTCGCCGCCGGGCCGCGCGCGCTCGGGCTCGCGCAGGGCGAGATCGCCGCTCGCGTCGATCAGCTCCTGGAGGCCCTCGGGCTCGCCGCGCTCGCTGATGCGAACCCGTTCACGCTGTCCGGCGGCCAGAAGCGCCGTCTCTCGGTCGCGACAGCGCTTGCGACGCGCCCGCGCCTCCTCGTCCTGGACGAGCCGACGTACGGCCAGGACGCGAACACCTGGCGCCGGCTCGTCGAGCTCATCGCCGGGCTGCGTGAGGGTGGCCACGCCGTCGTCGCCGCCACCCACGATGCCGAGTTCGCCGCCGCCATCGGCGCCGACGCGCTGCGGCTGGACGCCAGGCGGGAGGCGGTCGCGTGA
- a CDS encoding energy-coupling factor transporter transmembrane protein EcfT, whose translation MTIAEPVRNGPLATLNPVSKLGAALIVTAVLLVSIDPVSAGVALGLELVLLCFAAIPVRVLLVRTSPILIAAPLAGLTTVLYGRTSGTVYLHWWAIEVSDGSLQLGLATFLRVLAIGLPAVLLFVTIDPTDLADGLAQLLKLPARFVLGGLAGLRLVGLFVDDWRALTLARRARGVAETGALRRFLGQSFSLFVLSIRRGSKLATAMEARGFGAPVARTWARPSVFRGRDWVTLAVALLVAGTAAAVAIAVGSWNVLGS comes from the coding sequence GTGACCATCGCCGAACCCGTCCGCAACGGCCCGCTCGCGACCCTCAACCCGGTGTCCAAACTGGGCGCCGCGCTGATCGTCACCGCCGTGCTGCTGGTCTCCATCGACCCGGTTTCGGCGGGCGTGGCGCTCGGGCTGGAGCTCGTCCTGCTCTGCTTCGCCGCGATCCCCGTGCGCGTGCTGCTCGTCCGGACCTCCCCGATCCTGATCGCGGCGCCGCTTGCGGGACTCACCACCGTGCTCTACGGCCGGACCTCCGGCACCGTGTATCTGCACTGGTGGGCGATCGAGGTCAGCGACGGCTCCCTCCAGCTCGGCCTCGCGACCTTCCTGCGCGTGCTCGCGATCGGGCTGCCCGCCGTGCTGCTGTTCGTGACCATCGACCCGACCGACCTCGCGGACGGCCTCGCCCAGCTGCTCAAGCTGCCCGCGCGCTTCGTGCTCGGCGGGCTCGCCGGCCTCCGGCTGGTCGGGCTCTTCGTGGACGACTGGCGCGCGCTCACTCTCGCGCGGCGGGCGCGCGGGGTGGCGGAGACCGGGGCGCTGCGGCGTTTCCTCGGCCAGTCGTTCTCGCTGTTCGTGCTCTCCATCCGTCGCGGGTCCAAGCTCGCGACGGCGATGGAGGCCCGCGGCTTCGGAGCGCCCGTCGCGCGCACCTGGGCGCGCCCCTCGGTGTTCCGCGGGCGGGACTGGGTGACGCTGGCGGTCGCCCTCCTGGTCGCGGGCACGGCAGCGGCCGTGGCGATCGCAGTGGGGAGCTGGAATGTCCTGGGATCCTGA
- a CDS encoding ATP-binding protein: MSWDPDERPELCELLSAVADALEATGGETAPVVLIDGPSGAGKSSLADLLVRHWPGAEAPRLVRMDDLYPGWDGLLAASGALAGDLLEPLALTGHGRWRRWDWAGEGPAEWHDVAGTAPVIVEGCGTLAAASVRWTHLAIWLDADDALRKARALDRDGATFASHWDQWQSEFEEYLAREDPRRRADVVLDITDWPIRSAPRHPSGSTVVP; encoded by the coding sequence ATGTCCTGGGATCCTGACGAGCGGCCGGAGCTGTGCGAGCTGCTCAGCGCGGTCGCGGACGCGCTGGAGGCGACCGGGGGAGAGACGGCTCCCGTCGTCCTGATCGACGGCCCGAGCGGTGCGGGGAAGAGCTCCCTCGCCGACCTGCTCGTGCGGCACTGGCCCGGCGCCGAAGCGCCGCGCCTGGTCAGGATGGACGACCTCTACCCGGGCTGGGACGGCCTCCTCGCCGCGAGCGGCGCGCTGGCCGGCGACCTGCTGGAGCCGCTCGCCCTCACCGGCCACGGGCGCTGGCGCCGGTGGGACTGGGCGGGTGAGGGGCCGGCCGAATGGCACGACGTCGCCGGCACGGCGCCCGTCATCGTGGAGGGCTGCGGCACCCTCGCCGCCGCCAGCGTCCGCTGGACGCACCTCGCGATCTGGCTGGACGCCGACGACGCCCTCCGCAAGGCACGCGCGCTCGACCGCGACGGCGCGACGTTCGCGTCGCACTGGGATCAGTGGCAGTCCGAGTTCGAGGAGTACCTGGCCCGTGAGGACCCGCGGAGGCGTGCCGACGTCGTGCTGGACATCACCGACTGGCCGATCCGCTCTGCACCCCGGCATCCCTCCGGGTCTACGGTGGTGCCATGA
- a CDS encoding metallopeptidase family protein encodes MPLHLEADAFEELVTDELDRLPDEMIDGLDNVVFVVEDRPEDGSLDLLGLYDGVALTERDAYGFGEMPDRIILYREPLLSICADEDELRDEVHVTLVHEIAHYYGIDDDRLHELGWA; translated from the coding sequence ATGCCGCTGCATCTGGAGGCCGACGCGTTCGAAGAGCTCGTCACCGACGAGCTCGACCGACTGCCGGACGAGATGATCGACGGGCTCGACAACGTCGTGTTCGTCGTCGAGGACCGACCGGAGGACGGCTCCCTCGACCTGCTCGGCCTCTACGACGGCGTCGCCCTCACTGAGCGCGACGCCTACGGCTTCGGCGAGATGCCCGACCGCATCATCCTCTACCGCGAGCCGCTGCTGTCGATCTGCGCCGACGAGGACGAGCTCCGCGACGAGGTCCACGTGACGCTCGTGCACGAGATCGCGCATTACTACGGGATCGACGACGATCGCCTGCACGAACTCGGCTGGGCCTGA
- a CDS encoding MFS transporter, with the protein MTSERAASAALGSRYWTLWTSSALSNLADGVMKVALPLVAIRYTDSPALIAGLTFAFTLPWLVFALVAGALADRYDRRRLMLVANIARAAFLALLTIAAVAGAGSIWLLYAAAICIGVAETVYDTSSQSILPQLVSKTALSRANGRLYAAELTTNQFVGPPLGGFLVAAGIGLAFGTPVLLWVAAIGMLLLLRGRFTTDHPRTTTIRADIAEGLRFLRGSTLLRTLAVMVGGFNFASSAVFTVFVLYAVGPSSAMKLTDPGYGLLLTASALGSVVGTFLAEPAERLLGRSRALTLTVLGSLLTVATPAFTTNPYIIGAGFLVGGVTVSIWNVITVSLRQRVTPQRLLGRLNSAYRLLAWGTMPLGAAAAGVIAQFFGIPAVFLSMGVVALAMLTGMIWVTDARMAAAETEAEKADERDHAAFGG; encoded by the coding sequence GTGACTTCGGAACGCGCTGCATCCGCAGCCCTCGGCTCCCGCTACTGGACGCTCTGGACCTCATCGGCACTCTCCAATCTCGCCGACGGCGTGATGAAGGTCGCGCTGCCGCTGGTCGCCATCCGCTACACCGACTCCCCCGCGCTCATCGCCGGCCTCACCTTCGCGTTCACCCTGCCGTGGCTGGTGTTCGCCCTCGTCGCGGGCGCGCTCGCCGACCGGTACGACCGCCGCAGGCTGATGCTCGTGGCCAACATCGCGCGGGCGGCGTTCCTCGCGCTCCTCACGATCGCGGCCGTCGCGGGCGCCGGGTCGATCTGGCTGCTCTACGCCGCGGCGATCTGCATCGGCGTGGCCGAGACCGTCTACGACACGTCGTCGCAGTCGATCCTCCCCCAGCTCGTGAGCAAAACCGCGCTCTCCCGGGCGAACGGGCGGCTGTACGCGGCCGAGCTCACCACGAACCAGTTCGTCGGGCCGCCGCTCGGCGGCTTCCTGGTCGCGGCCGGGATCGGGCTCGCCTTCGGGACACCGGTGCTGCTCTGGGTCGCCGCGATCGGGATGCTGCTGCTGCTCCGCGGACGGTTCACGACCGACCATCCGCGCACCACCACCATCCGCGCCGACATCGCCGAGGGGCTGAGGTTCCTGCGCGGGAGCACCCTGCTGCGCACACTCGCGGTCATGGTGGGCGGCTTCAACTTCGCCAGCAGCGCCGTCTTCACGGTGTTCGTGCTCTACGCGGTCGGGCCCTCCTCCGCGATGAAGCTCACCGATCCGGGCTACGGCCTGCTGCTCACCGCGTCGGCGCTCGGCAGCGTCGTCGGCACCTTCCTCGCCGAGCCGGCAGAACGGCTGCTCGGCCGCTCGCGGGCGCTCACCCTCACTGTCCTCGGCTCGCTGCTCACAGTCGCCACGCCCGCGTTCACCACGAACCCGTACATCATCGGGGCCGGATTCCTCGTCGGCGGCGTCACCGTCTCGATCTGGAACGTGATCACGGTGTCGCTCCGGCAGCGCGTGACACCGCAGCGGCTGCTCGGCCGGCTGAACTCCGCGTACCGCCTGCTGGCGTGGGGCACGATGCCGCTCGGCGCCGCCGCAGCGGGCGTGATCGCCCAGTTCTTCGGCATCCCCGCGGTGTTCCTCAGCATGGGCGTCGTCGCGCTCGCGATGCTGACCGGGATGATCTGGGTCACCGACGCGCGCATGGCGGCGGCCGAGACGGAGGCCGAGAAGGCCGACGAGCGGGACCACGCGGCCTTCGGCGGCTGA
- a CDS encoding ArsR/SmtB family transcription factor, producing the protein MSDQTPGDAQTPEEAARSVPGPSADPDAKRRPASVEEIKALSHPLRVRILRLCGDRELTNKQLADRLGEDAGTVYYHVRQLVAAGFLEPAPVRSGESGALEKPYRSTGRSWWLSMALDQQDTGRTVAPVEAFQQELAEAGPASIATFARFSLHLSPEDVAELDRRIVAVIDAYVETDHERSHLPAHGGIFVVHRSAE; encoded by the coding sequence ATGTCCGACCAGACGCCCGGGGACGCGCAGACGCCAGAGGAGGCCGCGCGCAGCGTGCCCGGACCGTCCGCCGACCCGGACGCCAAACGCCGCCCTGCCTCCGTCGAGGAGATCAAGGCGCTGTCGCATCCGTTGCGGGTGCGCATCCTGCGCCTGTGCGGCGACCGCGAACTGACCAACAAGCAGCTCGCCGACCGGCTGGGGGAGGACGCCGGAACGGTTTACTACCACGTCCGCCAGCTCGTGGCCGCCGGCTTCCTGGAGCCCGCGCCGGTGCGTTCGGGGGAGAGCGGCGCACTCGAGAAGCCGTACCGTTCGACCGGCAGGAGCTGGTGGCTCTCGATGGCGCTGGACCAGCAGGACACCGGCCGGACCGTGGCGCCGGTGGAGGCCTTCCAGCAGGAGCTCGCGGAGGCCGGCCCGGCCTCCATCGCCACGTTCGCGCGCTTCTCGCTGCACCTGTCGCCGGAGGATGTGGCCGAGCTGGACCGCCGCATCGTGGCCGTCATCGACGCGTACGTCGAGACCGACCACGAGCGCAGCCACCTCCCCGCTCACGGCGGGATCTTCGTGGTGCACCGGAGTGCCGAGTGA
- the orn gene encoding oligoribonuclease, protein MAASSDRLVWIDCEMTGLDLEVDELVEIAVVITDFELNVLDPGLSIVIKPDASALANMNDFVRTMHTTSGLIEEIPNGKSLAEAEYEVLEYVLKYAPTARTAPLAGNTIGTDRMFLAKYMPRLDTHLHYRNVDVSSIKELARRWYPRIYFNAPEKNGGHRALADILESIRELDYYRAAAFVGEPGPTTEQTQEAAAGVVEKWAAKMY, encoded by the coding sequence ATGGCTGCCTCAAGTGATCGACTGGTCTGGATCGACTGCGAAATGACCGGACTCGACCTGGAGGTCGACGAGCTCGTCGAGATCGCCGTCGTCATCACCGACTTCGAGCTGAACGTGCTCGACCCTGGGCTCAGCATCGTGATCAAGCCGGACGCCTCCGCGCTCGCCAACATGAACGACTTCGTGCGCACCATGCACACCACCTCCGGCCTCATCGAGGAGATCCCGAACGGCAAGAGCCTCGCGGAAGCCGAGTACGAGGTGCTGGAGTACGTCCTCAAGTACGCGCCGACGGCCCGCACGGCGCCACTCGCCGGCAACACCATCGGCACCGACCGGATGTTCCTCGCCAAGTACATGCCGCGCCTCGACACCCACCTGCACTACCGCAACGTCGACGTCTCCTCCATCAAGGAGCTGGCCCGGCGCTGGTACCCGCGCATCTACTTCAACGCCCCCGAGAAGAACGGCGGCCACCGCGCGCTGGCCGACATCCTCGAGTCGATCCGCGAGCTCGACTACTACCGCGCTGCGGCCTTCGTGGGTGAGCCGGGGCCCACCACCGAGCAGACCCAGGAGGCTGCCGCGGGTGTGGTGGAAAAATGGGCCGCCAAGATGTACTAG
- a CDS encoding SGNH/GDSL hydrolase family protein, translating to MSRTTYTRYVALGDSITEGLCDPAPARPGAWLGWADRLAGILDGDARLSGGTVEFANLAVRGRRIADVVGEQVPGALALRPDLVSVLVGANDLMSPTADPDALADRLADGVRMLRAQGTTVLLANLFDPQFAFFLKPFRGRAAVFNANIWSIARDHHAVVLDVWGVREFRDPAMWGADRVHLSSRGHRLLATHAAHALGIPYAETTSVESGDAPAGVVEEPPTPPEDLPLRTWLRVHAIPWAARRLRGISSGDGLSPKLPEPLPVRGQGLVAGQPRMVGGPH from the coding sequence GTGAGCAGGACCACCTACACGCGTTACGTGGCCCTCGGCGACTCGATCACCGAGGGGCTCTGCGATCCCGCGCCCGCGCGACCGGGAGCCTGGCTCGGCTGGGCGGACCGCCTCGCCGGCATCCTCGACGGCGACGCGCGGCTCTCCGGCGGGACCGTGGAGTTCGCCAACCTCGCCGTCCGCGGCAGGCGGATCGCCGACGTGGTCGGCGAACAGGTGCCGGGAGCGCTCGCGCTGCGGCCCGACCTGGTGTCGGTGCTGGTCGGCGCCAACGACCTGATGAGCCCCACCGCCGACCCGGACGCGCTCGCCGATCGCCTCGCCGACGGGGTGCGGATGCTGCGGGCGCAGGGGACGACCGTGCTGCTGGCGAACCTCTTCGACCCGCAGTTCGCGTTCTTCCTCAAGCCGTTCCGCGGACGGGCCGCCGTGTTCAACGCGAACATCTGGAGCATCGCGCGCGACCACCATGCCGTCGTGCTCGACGTGTGGGGCGTGCGCGAGTTCCGCGACCCGGCGATGTGGGGCGCCGACCGGGTCCACCTCAGCTCGCGCGGGCACCGGCTGCTCGCGACGCACGCCGCGCACGCGCTGGGCATCCCCTACGCGGAGACGACCTCCGTCGAGAGCGGCGACGCGCCCGCCGGAGTAGTGGAGGAGCCGCCGACCCCACCGGAGGACCTCCCGCTGCGGACCTGGCTGCGCGTGCACGCGATCCCGTGGGCGGCCCGCCGGCTGCGCGGGATCTCGTCCGGCGACGGGCTCAGCCCCAAGCTCCCCGAGCCGCTGCCGGTGCGCGGCCAGGGCCTGGTCGCGGGCCAGCCGCGGATGGTCGGAGGGCCGCACTAG
- a CDS encoding glutaredoxin family protein: MEATPAVDRPVTREVGLTLYTSAFCEPCMQTRAVLAEAVRLVPGLHVTERDVARDPARAESDGIRSTPTVIVLGVDGAEVFRAEGVPTLNQVLVAAAHAL; this comes from the coding sequence GTGGAAGCGACACCCGCCGTTGACCGTCCCGTCACCCGGGAGGTCGGCCTCACTCTGTACACGTCGGCGTTCTGCGAGCCGTGCATGCAGACCCGCGCGGTGCTCGCCGAGGCGGTGCGCCTGGTGCCGGGCCTGCACGTGACCGAGCGCGACGTCGCCCGCGACCCCGCCCGGGCGGAGTCGGACGGCATCCGCTCGACGCCCACCGTGATCGTGCTCGGTGTCGACGGTGCGGAGGTCTTCCGCGCCGAGGGCGTCCCCACCCTCAACCAGGTCCTCGTCGCCGCCGCCCACGCGCTCTGA
- a CDS encoding MFS transporter — MPTLSARPPWRETFISLRVTNYRRFAAGNLVANTAVWMQRIAMDWLVLQLSGSVAAVGVTVFMQFTPMLLFGLWGGVIADRYSKQRLLICTQSAAAVLAALLATLTLTHAVQVWHVYAISFVLGLVTVVDNPARQVFVNELVGPKYLRNAISLNSSIFQLGGLIGPALGGILITAVGGGWSFVINSTACLAVVGALFSLRTKELHHSPAAPRGKGQLAEGMRYVRRKPVIFWTVVMVAVLAVFAFNMPVFLAAYANNVYDVGARGYGMFNALVAAGALAGALASTRRTSVRLSMVVGTAAALGVVQALAGLAPDQIAFSVLLVGIGIGNLLFITAANSLVQMSSNVQIRGRVISLYILVLLGGQAIGGPLMGWVVEAVGPHIAMAISGLVPAAAAVVVAWMIARHASLRLRFGLRGRRPVIAIVNRAGKAGATL, encoded by the coding sequence ATGCCCACCCTCAGCGCACGCCCGCCGTGGCGCGAGACCTTCATCTCGCTGCGCGTGACCAACTACCGCCGCTTCGCCGCAGGCAACCTCGTCGCCAACACCGCCGTCTGGATGCAGCGCATCGCGATGGACTGGCTGGTGCTCCAGCTCTCCGGCAGCGTGGCCGCGGTCGGTGTCACGGTGTTCATGCAGTTCACACCGATGCTGCTGTTCGGGCTGTGGGGCGGGGTCATCGCCGACCGGTACTCGAAGCAGCGCCTCCTCATCTGCACGCAGTCGGCGGCGGCCGTCCTTGCCGCGCTGCTCGCCACCCTGACGCTCACCCACGCCGTGCAGGTCTGGCACGTCTACGCGATCTCATTCGTGCTCGGCCTCGTCACCGTCGTCGACAACCCGGCGCGACAGGTCTTCGTCAACGAGCTGGTCGGCCCGAAGTACTTGCGCAATGCGATCAGCCTCAACTCCTCGATCTTCCAGCTCGGCGGCCTCATCGGCCCGGCTCTCGGCGGAATCCTGATTACCGCGGTGGGCGGAGGCTGGTCGTTCGTGATCAACTCGACCGCCTGCCTGGCCGTGGTCGGCGCGCTGTTCAGCCTCCGCACGAAGGAGCTGCACCACTCCCCCGCTGCGCCGCGCGGCAAGGGCCAGCTCGCCGAGGGGATGCGATACGTGCGACGCAAGCCGGTCATCTTCTGGACCGTGGTGATGGTCGCGGTGCTGGCGGTCTTCGCCTTCAACATGCCGGTGTTCCTGGCCGCCTACGCCAACAACGTGTACGACGTCGGGGCCCGCGGCTACGGGATGTTCAACGCGCTCGTCGCCGCCGGCGCGCTCGCCGGGGCGCTGGCCTCCACCCGCCGCACCTCGGTGCGCCTCTCGATGGTGGTCGGCACGGCCGCGGCCCTCGGCGTCGTCCAGGCCCTGGCGGGACTGGCGCCGGACCAGATCGCGTTCAGCGTGCTCCTCGTCGGGATCGGCATCGGCAACCTGCTCTTCATCACGGCGGCGAACTCGCTGGTCCAGATGTCGTCGAACGTCCAGATCCGCGGCCGCGTGATCTCGCTGTACATCCTGGTGCTGCTCGGCGGCCAGGCGATCGGCGGCCCGCTGATGGGCTGGGTGGTGGAGGCCGTCGGGCCGCACATCGCGATGGCCATCTCGGGGCTGGTGCCGGCGGCGGCTGCCGTCGTGGTCGCGTGGATGATCGCGCGCCACGCGAGCCTCCGGCTGCGGTTCGGGCTGCGCGGGCGGCGTCCGGTGATCGCGATCGTGAACCGGGCGGGGAAGGCGGGGGCGACGCTCTAA
- a CDS encoding LysR substrate-binding domain-containing protein has translation MFDPVLLRTFLAVVDTRSFTRAAQRLGISQPTVSQHVRRLEQAAKRQLVSRDTREVRLTDNGDAMAGFARTILAAHAEADSYFSGSAMRGRLRFGAADDLAITTLPRILRHFRQQNPQVNLELTVDQSAPLHRRLKAGHLDLIFIKQNPGTTDGTVVATDELVWIGQEKTALEPDQPVPLIAYQGPSLSRQITIEALEAAGRTWRITCNTREVNGVLAAVRAGLGVAVFPRSLIPSDLIKVTNRFGLPELGHVDFTLLSNPSAAREPVEALTTAILARAVTRVP, from the coding sequence ATGTTCGACCCCGTCCTCCTGCGCACCTTCCTCGCGGTCGTCGACACGCGCTCGTTCACACGCGCGGCCCAGCGGCTCGGCATCAGCCAGCCGACGGTCAGCCAGCACGTGCGGAGGCTGGAGCAGGCCGCAAAGCGCCAGCTCGTCTCTCGCGACACCCGGGAGGTGCGCCTGACCGACAACGGCGACGCGATGGCCGGGTTCGCCCGCACGATCCTGGCCGCCCACGCGGAGGCGGACAGCTACTTCAGCGGGTCGGCGATGCGGGGGAGGCTGCGGTTCGGCGCGGCGGACGACCTCGCGATCACGACGCTGCCGCGCATCCTCCGGCACTTCCGGCAGCAGAACCCGCAGGTCAACCTGGAGCTCACCGTCGATCAGTCCGCCCCGTTGCACCGGCGGCTGAAGGCCGGCCACCTCGACCTCATCTTCATCAAGCAGAACCCCGGTACGACCGACGGGACCGTGGTCGCGACGGACGAGCTGGTCTGGATCGGGCAGGAGAAGACGGCGCTGGAACCCGACCAGCCGGTCCCGCTGATCGCATACCAGGGGCCGAGCCTCAGCCGTCAGATCACGATCGAGGCGCTGGAGGCCGCCGGCCGCACCTGGCGCATCACCTGCAACACGCGCGAGGTCAACGGCGTCCTCGCCGCCGTGCGCGCGGGCCTCGGGGTCGCGGTGTTCCCGCGGTCGCTGATCCCCTCCGACCTGATCAAGGTCACCAACAGGTTCGGCCTCCCGGAGCTCGGCCACGTGGACTTCACGCTGCTCTCCAACCCGTCCGCCGCGCGCGAGCCAGTGGAGGCACTCACCACCGCCATCCTCGCCCGGGCGGTCACGCGCGTGCCGTGA